The following coding sequences are from one Hydra vulgaris chromosome 04, alternate assembly HydraT2T_AEP window:
- the LOC136079111 gene encoding uncharacterized protein LOC136079111 yields the protein MLQQFQNGFSNELSENAKHLKSLDFMAENGLHQIGESRIGIFSDRIKPDPLHLEINNWTHCLNVLYFEATRRNRFVEFCKILKAPATLSSDSIFGIGLSFIGKMYEEHYLVEDNRLKTPSVMIIGAQAISIAQYGYRLVDVLKHNKE from the exons ATGTTACAACAGTTTCaaaatggtttttcaaatgAGTTGTCAGAAAATGCCAAACATCTAAAGTCTCTGGATTTTATGGCTGAAAATGGATTGCATCAAATAGGTGAATCAAGAATTGGTATATTTTCAGACAGAATAAAACCAGACCCCCTACATTTAGAAATAAACAATTGGACACATTGCctaaatgtattatattttgaagCAACAAGACGAAACAGATTTGTTGAGTTTTGTAAAATCCTAAAAGCACCAGCTACGCTTTCTTCTGATTCTATTTTTGGCATTGGCTTAAGTTTTATTGGTAAAATGTATGAAGAACATTACCTTGTGGAAGATAATCG ATTAAAGACTCCATCTGTCATGATTATTGGTGCACAAGCAATATCGATAGCCCAATATGGTTATCGCTTAGTTGACGTTTTGAAACATAATAAAGAATGA